The sequence below is a genomic window from Draconibacterium halophilum.
GTGAAATATCGAGTCCCGAGGTAAGCATCATTTCCATGTGATACCAGGTTTCGTACATTTCGCGGCCATAAATTCCTTTAAGGGTTAATCCCTTAAAAATGAGTTTACTCCAATTAATTTGCGTACGTTTCGGTAACAGTCCGAGCAAGCTGATTTTGCCACCGTTGTACATGTGATTTACCATGTCGTTAAAGGCAACCGGCGATCCGGAGCATTCCAAACCAATATCGAAACCACTAACCATGTGATGTACTTTCATGGCTTCTTTTATGCTTTCTTTTGTAGGATCGATAACACGCGTAGCACCCATTTTTCGGGCCATATCGCGGCGGTATTTACTCAAATCGGTACCGATAATGTTGCGGGCTCCGGCAAACTTGCAAATAGCAGCAGCCATAGATCCAATTGGTCCACCAATTCCCGTAATTAGTACATCTTCGCCTAACATAGGAAAGGATAAAGCGGTGTGTGTGGCGTTTCCCAGCGGATCCATAATAGCCATCATTTCATCAGAAATTCGTGGATCGATGTGCAGCACATTTTTTGCCGGAACGGAAATATATTCAGCAAAACCACCATCACGGTTTACCCCAATTCCAATCGTATTATCGCAAATGTGTTGGCGCCCGCGGCGGCAATTTCTACAAAATCCACAAGAAATATGGCCCTCAACGGTAACACGTTCACCCACTTTTACACGGTCAACTTCCGAACCTACTTCTACCACAGTTCCCATGTATTCGTGCCCAATAGTCACCGGTGTTTTAATGGTTTGTTGTGCCCATTCGTCCCACTTGTAAATGTGCAAATCGGTGCCGCAAATAGCAGATTTTTGTACTTTTAAAAGAATATCGTTTGCTCCTGGTTTGGGCATCGGAACGTCTTCCATCCAAATGCCTTTTTCGGGTTTACTCTTTACAATTGCTTTCATTTGTTAGTATTTACATTTTTTAGCGATAACTCATGTAACTCGCTATAATCAAACCTTTGAGCACAAAATATTTTATAAGCTCGTTTCATCCAAATTAAACTTGTTGGTTGTTATCTGGTGCAAGTTAAAACAAAAATATTAGCGAAAATCTAAGGAAAGTCAGTTTTGAAACTTCATCAATTAGTTGATGTTTGAAGGTTATAACTGTTTGTTAGACATGAATTTAACGGGGTACCATGAAGCAATAAATCCAATAATTAAAACTGCAGAGAAAGCTAAAATGATATCGGTAAAAACGATGTGAACCGGGTAAGCAGAAATAACAAAAGAACCACCTGCTCCGGGCAATTTTACCAGCGTGAAAGTAATCTGTAGCCAGCAAACAAATACGCCTAAAATAGTGCCTAAAATACCACCGGCCAGTGAAATCAACCAGCCTTCGTAAAGAAAAATACGATTGATTTGTTTTATAGGAAGTCCCATACTACTAAGGATTGAAATGTCCTCTTTTTTATCAATATAAAGCATGGTTAAATTTCCGATCATATTCCCGGAAGCCAGCAGTAATATAAAAACCAGTATAAAATAAACGGCCCACTTTTCCGATTTCATGGTTTTAAAAACCAGGTCGTGTTGCTGTTCTTTGTTTTTCACGTGGAACCCGGTTCCCAGAATTTCCTTCAGTTTATTCTGGATATCGTAAACATCTGCTCCATCAGCAAGGGCAAGTTCAATTGCCGATATGTTATTTTCATTGTCAAAAAGTTCGGTTGCAAATTCTTTTGATACCAGCATATATTTGGCATCCACATCTTCAAGCACAGCAAAAACTGCCGATGGGAAAAGATAGTTGTGGTTAAAAGCTCGAGACGGATTCAGTGAAAGCTGTTTCCCCTTTTTGGGTACATAAACATGCAAGGGATCGAGAAAAGAAACTCCTACGCCAAGGTTATTGGCAATACCACGACCAACAACAGCGTAATCAATACCATCTTTTTCCAGATAGTATTCGCCTTCTATCAGCAGCTTATCAATATTGGTATAATCCGGGTAGTTATCGGGAACACCTTTTATTGTAGCTGCAAACTGGCGTTTTCCATAGCGTAACAAGGCAACCTCTTCAATTACCTCGGCATACGAAACCACATCCGGTAACGATTTAATCTGTTCAATATCAATGCTATCAGGATCAAACATTTTCCCTTCAACTGATGAGATTTTAATGTCGGGGTCAAAGTCGCTGTAGAACATTCCTATCAGATCAGTAAAGCCGTTTAATACCGAAACAATAATAATAATAGCCATGGTACCTACCACAATTCCGGACATCGAAATCCAAGAAATTATGTTAATTATGTTCTGCTTTTTTTTGGAGAACAAGTAACGTTTTGCTATGAAAAATGGTAAGTTCAAACGCTGTTGTTTTGTTTGAAAAACGAAAAATTTCGGAAACTATTTTTTCAGCAGCTGATCAATGTTGTCGATATAATCGAGGCTGTCGTCCAGGTAGAATTCCAGGTCAGGAATAACACGCAGGCTTTTTCCTGTTTTCCGGCCCAGTTCGCCACGCAGCAGTTTACTTGAAAGTTTTATTTCTTCAAGAATTTCGTTTCCAAATTCCGAAGGGAAAATACTTAGGTGAACACGTGCTATACCAAGATCTTTTGTAACACGAACGTTTGTTACACTAATGAGTTTGCCCGGGAAGCGTTCTTTATTTACTTTTAAAAGAATATCGGCCATTTCGCGTTGAATGAGCCTCGATATTTTATTCTGTCTTGTGCTGTATTGTTCCATTGTTTCTGATTATAAGCTTCAAAATTACTCAAAAACCTTGAAACAGAAAGATTAATACGAAAACTACATCAAAATGAGCCATATTCTTCGTTTCAAAATTTTACCGTAGCTCACGCTATGCCTCAACTTTTGGCCTTGTCAAAGCACAAAGCATCTAAAACAATTTAAGACTCATTTCGAAATAGAATTGGTATAATCAGTTGAACAGCGATTTTTTAAAAGCATTTCGCAGGCTTTCGTTGGGTTTAATGATATTGTAGTTTTCCCAGAAATCTTCGTCGTAGGTTCCCAGTACTTCCACAAAAATATCGTTTCGCTTAAAACGTTCGTTTTTGTTAAAACGCTTTAAATCGGTGGGTTGAATGTTGGTTATCAAGAGGTCGGAAACGCTGTGAAACTCCGAATTTATTCGGTCTCTTCTACTTCGAACCTTAAATTTAACCGATGCTTTTGCAGATGCCAAATGCCATTTTCCCTGGTATTGGCGGTAATTTACCTGGTAATGTACGTATGTTGGCCGCGCCTTAACTTTGCGGGGTTTCTTTTTTATCATAATCTCTTCAGCCTTTTTTAGGCCCGCCTTATTTAAATGATAATTGGCATGTACAAGTGCAAATGTTTCACGGTGAACATACATTTCTCCTTCAAAAGGAGGGTAAAATTCGTTGGACTCAGGTTTAAATTCGACTACGTAAACCGGTTGGTTTTCATACCAAATCACATCGCTTATCTGGTACTCATAAGCCTGCTCGTATTCTGGATTAATAAAGGTTTCAATGGTTTTTACGGCATCCAGCTCAGTGATAGTAAACGGCCCCCCCATTAATTTAAAATTCAGCCATTTAAAGGGTTGAACATCACGGCTTTTTCGGCCTTTTATCAATCGTACCAAATCGCCACGCGTAGTTCCAATATAAGGTGCTTTTAACACTTCCATTACTGCTTCTGAAACGCTTATATAGTTTTTATCCTGTTGAACAGTTTCGCGGTAAAAGGCGGTCATTAATTTGGTTGAAGGAGTGTAATTTTTCTTATAATTTGCCCGCATATTCACCAGAAGTTTTTCGGTGGTAACGGCCGTAACTTTTACTTCCTTTATTTTAATTGAAGCGGGATCAAGGATAAAAAGATCTTCATCGAGCAATTGATTAGCCGGAAACATTTTTTGCTCGTAACCCATGCACGAAATAACAATGGTATCGCGGATGTAGGACGGATGAACTTTTAGCAAAAACTCGCCATCAGTATTACTGATGGTACCAATTGGTTCTTTGAGTATGGAAACCGAGGCAAAAGGAACGGCGCGTCCTTTTCGGTTTTCAATTAATTTACCCGAAAGAAAAAAATATTTTACCGGCACTGTATCTTGTGCTGCCGTTAATACTTTTTCATCCGATTTGCGGGTAATTATTACCTGATTTTGCAACTCGTTAAAACGATAGTGAGTTGTATCGAGAAGTTGATTAAGAATAGTGTATAACGACTTGTTTTGTGCCGATATACTAACTTTTTGTTCGGTATTGATAATGGTAGCATCGTACGAAAAAAATACATTAGCCTGCCAACTGATCTGTTCTAAAATAAAATCGAGCGACTGATTGGTTTGATAAATGCTGATGCGGCGCTCGAAAATAGAGCCATCCTGCTGCTGGCCTTTTGTAGTAAAGGATAGCAACAGGATGGTTGATAATATGATCAGTAGCTTTACCGGCTGCATTAAAACATCTTTTTCAGATGAAAAGAAGTTTTAAATTCTTCTCCGTCTCGTAGTACTGTAAGTCTAATTTTTTTATTCTCGCGGCTTTGAAGCAGTAGATTAATATCGTTTAATTCGAGCGACTGGTGGTTACTGCTGTTAATACGAATAATCTGGTCGTTTTCCTGTAATCCGGCAATGTGTGCGGGCGAATTTTCACGTATATCGGCAATGGTGAAAATGGGTAATCCGGGCATTGGATTGGTAACTTCCATTCCGCTCATGTTGTAATTAAAATCTTCTTTAATATCATTATTTGGGCGCAATGTTAAACGCTTATTCCGGTAATCGATTGTAACATAGAATCGTCGTAAAATTTCTGCGCCAATTGTTCCGTTTCTGTCGTTTACCGAAATCAGGCTATCGATTTGTTTTGAATTTGGAAAGGCTACAATTGGTTTTGTCAATAAGCGCGGCCCAATCCAAATGGCATCAATTCTTCCTTTTGTTCCGTACAGGTCGCCGTTTAAACCACGGCCTAAAAATGTTTCAACATTCTTTTGTGGTAAATTAATTCGCTCGTCCGAATTTTCTGATAACCAAAGTGCATCGCTGGCACCGGTGTCAACCAGTAGTTTTACCGGAACTTCTTTCATTTCGTCGGTAACAATTGTTGTACGCACAAACGGTTTGTTTCCATCAAAATGCAATGGCATAATAATATCTTTTCGTCGGTCGCGGTATTTAAAATATTCCGGTTTGTACAAAGTCAGCTTTTCATTCAGGTAATCAACTTTTACAATGTAATCTTTAAACAGATTAAAGCCAATTAATCCGTGAACCGGAACTCCCAACATATGCGAAATCTGGAAGTTCTCGTCAATAATCATCTGCACCTCCTGGTTACGGGCTGTTAATCCGTCAATGTGCATAACGTTATTCCCTGAACGGTAGGCAGTTATCGATTCTCCTTCACCAAGTCCTTTTACCTTAACCGGCATCATGTAGTTCAAATTCAGTTTGTTAATAAACGGAAGCTCGGTAATTATAGGCTGGCGAACGCCGGTGTCGAGAATAAAATTCAGGGTATCTGAGTTGTTAATATTAACCGGAATGATAATTAAATTACTTGCCGATTTAAAGTTGATCGTGATGCGTTTATCGCGTGGGTTATCGAACAAAAAACCGCGGTTTGTGCTGGCAAATTGTTGCGTGGTATTTTCGTATTCCATACTTTCATCTATAGGAACGTAATCGCGCACTACCAGCAAGTTGTCTTCAATTTCAAAAAGCAAATAGAAATCTTTCATCAGTTTATCGAGCACATATTTTAAAGGCTTGTTCGATACGTTTAAACTGATTTTTTTATCTGCAACCATATCGGCGTTGTACGAGTAATCAATGTCCAGGTATTTACATATCTTTTCAATAACATCTGAAAGTGGCTCGTCTTCAGCATAAATACTGATGTTTTGATCGAGCGCCTGGCTCTTTGTATCCTGGGCAAAACTGGTGTTAGGTACCACTAACAAAGCCAGCAAGGCCATTAGAACGATAATTTTTATTTTATTCCATTTTATAGGTTTCATGACTTTTAAGCTTTACTGTTTGTTTGTACGGCTCATTAAAGTGTAATGTTTGCCTTCTACCGATAAATCCAGATCAAATGTGAGCCGAATTACATTTAGAACGAAATTAACCGGTTTTTGATCAAAATGACCTTCATATAGCAAGTCGTTTAGCTCCGGTTCCATCACGTCGATATCAATGTGGTAAGCTTTTTCAAGACATTCAACCACTTCGTGTAACGGAACAGTGTTAAAAATGAGGTCGTGTGTTTTCCAGGCCAGGAAATTAGGATCGCTGTTCACTGTTTTCATCAAATCAAGATTCGACAGATGCAGTGTTCCTTTTTCGCCCGGAGTTAAAAATACCTCGCGGCTTTCCATTTCAGGATTTTCGTTTTTACTGATTACCTGAACTTTACCTGTTTCAACAATAACCTCAACGGTTTCTGCCTCCGGGTATGCACTAACGTTAAAAGAGGTACCTAAAACTTTAACTTGTGCATTGCCGGCATTAATTACAAACGGTTT
It includes:
- a CDS encoding ABC transporter permease, translating into MSGIVVGTMAIIIIVSVLNGFTDLIGMFYSDFDPDIKISSVEGKMFDPDSIDIEQIKSLPDVVSYAEVIEEVALLRYGKRQFAATIKGVPDNYPDYTNIDKLLIEGEYYLEKDGIDYAVVGRGIANNLGVGVSFLDPLHVYVPKKGKQLSLNPSRAFNHNYLFPSAVFAVLEDVDAKYMLVSKEFATELFDNENNISAIELALADGADVYDIQNKLKEILGTGFHVKNKEQQHDLVFKTMKSEKWAVYFILVFILLLASGNMIGNLTMLYIDKKEDISILSSMGLPIKQINRIFLYEGWLISLAGGILGTILGVFVCWLQITFTLVKLPGAGGSFVISAYPVHIVFTDIILAFSAVLIIGFIASWYPVKFMSNKQL
- the tdh gene encoding L-threonine 3-dehydrogenase, with the translated sequence MKAIVKSKPEKGIWMEDVPMPKPGANDILLKVQKSAICGTDLHIYKWDEWAQQTIKTPVTIGHEYMGTVVEVGSEVDRVKVGERVTVEGHISCGFCRNCRRGRQHICDNTIGIGVNRDGGFAEYISVPAKNVLHIDPRISDEMMAIMDPLGNATHTALSFPMLGEDVLITGIGGPIGSMAAAICKFAGARNIIGTDLSKYRRDMARKMGATRVIDPTKESIKEAMKVHHMVSGFDIGLECSGSPVAFNDMVNHMYNGGKISLLGLLPKRTQINWSKLIFKGLTLKGIYGREMYETWYHMEMMLTSGLDISPIITHRFKANDYQKAFEIMESGDCGKIILDWE
- a CDS encoding aspartyl protease family protein is translated as MKPIKWNKIKIIVLMALLALLVVPNTSFAQDTKSQALDQNISIYAEDEPLSDVIEKICKYLDIDYSYNADMVADKKISLNVSNKPLKYVLDKLMKDFYLLFEIEDNLLVVRDYVPIDESMEYENTTQQFASTNRGFLFDNPRDKRITINFKSASNLIIIPVNINNSDTLNFILDTGVRQPIITELPFINKLNLNYMMPVKVKGLGEGESITAYRSGNNVMHIDGLTARNQEVQMIIDENFQISHMLGVPVHGLIGFNLFKDYIVKVDYLNEKLTLYKPEYFKYRDRRKDIIMPLHFDGNKPFVRTTIVTDEMKEVPVKLLVDTGASDALWLSENSDERINLPQKNVETFLGRGLNGDLYGTKGRIDAIWIGPRLLTKPIVAFPNSKQIDSLISVNDRNGTIGAEILRRFYVTIDYRNKRLTLRPNNDIKEDFNYNMSGMEVTNPMPGLPIFTIADIRENSPAHIAGLQENDQIIRINSSNHQSLELNDINLLLQSRENKKIRLTVLRDGEEFKTSFHLKKMF
- a CDS encoding STN and carboxypeptidase regulatory-like domain-containing protein — encoded protein: MQPVKLLIILSTILLLSFTTKGQQQDGSIFERRISIYQTNQSLDFILEQISWQANVFFSYDATIINTEQKVSISAQNKSLYTILNQLLDTTHYRFNELQNQVIITRKSDEKVLTAAQDTVPVKYFFLSGKLIENRKGRAVPFASVSILKEPIGTISNTDGEFLLKVHPSYIRDTIVISCMGYEQKMFPANQLLDEDLFILDPASIKIKEVKVTAVTTEKLLVNMRANYKKNYTPSTKLMTAFYRETVQQDKNYISVSEAVMEVLKAPYIGTTRGDLVRLIKGRKSRDVQPFKWLNFKLMGGPFTITELDAVKTIETFINPEYEQAYEYQISDVIWYENQPVYVVEFKPESNEFYPPFEGEMYVHRETFALVHANYHLNKAGLKKAEEIMIKKKPRKVKARPTYVHYQVNYRQYQGKWHLASAKASVKFKVRSRRDRINSEFHSVSDLLITNIQPTDLKRFNKNERFKRNDIFVEVLGTYDEDFWENYNIIKPNESLRNAFKKSLFN
- the rbfA gene encoding 30S ribosome-binding factor RbfA, which translates into the protein MEQYSTRQNKISRLIQREMADILLKVNKERFPGKLISVTNVRVTKDLGIARVHLSIFPSEFGNEILEEIKLSSKLLRGELGRKTGKSLRVIPDLEFYLDDSLDYIDNIDQLLKK